A DNA window from Jaculus jaculus isolate mJacJac1 chromosome 1, mJacJac1.mat.Y.cur, whole genome shotgun sequence contains the following coding sequences:
- the Ndrg4 gene encoding protein NDRG4 codes for MPECWDGEHDIETPYGLLHVVIRGSPKGNRPAILTYHDVGLNHKLCFNTFFNFDDMQEITKHFVVCHVDAPGQQVGASQFPQGYQFPSMEQLAAMLPSVVQHFGFKYVIGIGVGAGAYVLAKFALIFPDLVEGLVLMNIDPNGKGWIDWAATKLSGLTSTLPDTVLSHLFSQEELVNNTELVQSYRQQISNVVNQANLQLFWNMYNSRRDLDINRPGTVPNAKTLRCPVMLVVGDNAPAEDGVVECNSKLDPTTTTFLKMADSGGLPQVTQPGKLTEAFKYFLQGMGYMPSASMTRLARSRTASLTSAGSVDGSRPQACTLSESSEGLGQVNHTMEVSC; via the exons GAACATGACATTGAGACGCCTTATGGTCTTCTGCATGTGGTAATCCGGGGTTCCCCCAAAGGGAACCGCCCTGCCATCCTCACCTACCATGACGTAGGCCTCAATC ACAAGCTGTGCTTCAATACCTTCTTCAACTTCGATGACATGCAGGAGATCACCAAGCACTTTGTGGTGTGTCATGTGGATGCCCCTGGGCAGCAAGTGGGGGCGTCACAGTTTCCTCAGGG GTACCAGTTCCCCTCCATGGAGCAGCTAGCCGCCATGCTCCCCAGTGTGGTGCAGCACTTTGG GTTCAAGTACGTGATTGGCATTGGAGTGGGAGCTGGGGCCTACGTGCTGGCCAAGTTTGCA CTCATTTTCCCCGACCTAGTGGAGGGGCTGGTGCTGATGAACATCGACCCCAATGGCAAAGGCTGGATCGACTGGGCTGCCACCAAG CTCTCAGGCCTGACCAGCACTTTACCTGACACAGTGCTCTCCCACCTCTTCAGCCAG GAGGAGCTGGTGAACAACACAGAGCTGGTGCAGAGCTACCGGCAGCAGATCAGCAACGTGGTGAACCAGGCCAACCTGCAGCTCTTCTGGAACATGTACAACAG CCGTAGAGACCTGGACATCAACCGGCCCGGGACTGTGCCCAATGCCAAGACTCTGCG CTGCCCAGTCATGCTGGTGGTCGGAGATAATGCGCCTGCTGAGGACGGGGTG GTCGAGTGCAACTCCAAACTGGACCCAACCACCACCACCTTCTTGAAG aTGGCAGATTCTGGAGGGCTCCCTCAAGTGACACAG CCAGGGAagctgactgaggccttcaaaTACTTTCTGCAAGGAATGGGCTACA TGCCCTCGGCCAGCATGACCCGCCTCGCGCGATCTCGCACCGCATCCCTCACCAGCGCCGGCTCGGTGGATGGCAGCCGCCCGCAGGCCTGCACCCTCTCGGAGAGCAGTGAGGGGCTGGGCCAGGTCAACCATACCATGGAGGTGTCCTGCTGA